From the genome of Leptospira hartskeerlii, one region includes:
- a CDS encoding CopG family antitoxin, translating to MRKEYDFSKSKKNPYLKKLKKPITIRVDVDTIGYFKGLSDKTGIPYQNLINLYLAECASKHKKIDLSWK from the coding sequence ATGAGGAAAGAATACGATTTTTCAAAATCAAAGAAAAACCCTTATCTTAAAAAATTGAAGAAGCCTATTACAATCAGAGTCGACGTTGATACAATTGGTTACTTTAAAGGATTATCTGATAAAACTGGTATTCCATATCAAAACTTAATTAATCTTTACTTAGCCGAATGTGCATCTAAGCATAAGAAGATTGATCTCTCCTGGAAATAA
- a CDS encoding BrnT family toxin: MSSIDFEWDPAKSTSNKRKHGISFEEAKTVFYDENARIINDPDHSENEERFIILGLSHKLNLLMVSHCYRSSKDIIRIISARKATKLELKQYEALL, encoded by the coding sequence ATGTCGTCAATCGACTTCGAATGGGATCCTGCGAAAAGCACGTCTAATAAAAGAAAACATGGAATATCATTTGAAGAAGCCAAAACTGTTTTCTATGATGAAAATGCCAGGATTATAAACGATCCAGATCATTCCGAAAATGAAGAAAGATTCATTATTTTAGGACTTAGTCATAAGTTAAATCTTTTAATGGTTTCTCATTGTTATAGATCATCAAAAGATATCATACGAATTATTTCTGCAAGAAAAGCTACAAAATTAGAATTAAAACAATACGAGGCACTTTTATGA